In Solanum lycopersicum chromosome 5, SLM_r2.1, the following are encoded in one genomic region:
- the LOC101251681 gene encoding uncharacterized protein isoform X1 encodes MEKGKQVFGSSASASALSFTNDLFGPKEPSKTSLFGSVFGPQSTGLGRDSTHSVARGSSRIQDPKNQSCGNAKYGTSGNKEKNNSILYQNRTTEPCHLSSSIYYGGQDIYYPPTASHNTKMMMIKMETIQIVLQEVIGGKDHYIIEALFFFLTQSGSAFFRTQRIAEI; translated from the exons ATGGAGAAGGGAAAGCAAGTTTTCGGTTCTTCGGCTTCTGCTTCTGCTTTGTCCTTTACGAATGATTTGTTTGGTCCGAAAGAGCCTTCGAAAACGTCACTCTTTGGTTCCGTTTTTGGACCACAATCAACG ggACTTGGAAGGGATTCCACTCACTCTGTAGCTAGAGGTTCATCAAGAATCCAAGATCCAAAAAACCAGTCATGTGGAAATGCAAAATATGGAACTTCAG GTAATAAGGAGAAGAATAATTCCATATTGTATCAGAATAGAACAACAGAACCATGCCATTTAAGTTCATCAATATACTATGGTGGCCAAGATATTTATTATCCACCTACTGCCTCACATAACACC aagatgatgatgatcaaAATGGAAACAATTCAAATTGTGCTTCAAGAGGTAATTGGTGGCAAG GATCATTATATTATTGAGGCcttgttttttttccttacGCAAAGTGGTTCAGCCTTTTTTCGAACTCAGCGCATAGCAGAAATTTAG
- the LOC101251681 gene encoding uncharacterized protein isoform X2: protein MEKGKQVFGSSASASALSFTNDLFGPKEPSKTSLFGSVFGPQSTGLGRDSTHSVARGSSRIQDPKNQSCGNAKYGTSGNKEKNNSILYQNRTTEPCHLSSSIYYGGQDIYYPPTASHNTKNVEDDDDQNGNNSNCASRGNWWQGSLYY, encoded by the exons ATGGAGAAGGGAAAGCAAGTTTTCGGTTCTTCGGCTTCTGCTTCTGCTTTGTCCTTTACGAATGATTTGTTTGGTCCGAAAGAGCCTTCGAAAACGTCACTCTTTGGTTCCGTTTTTGGACCACAATCAACG ggACTTGGAAGGGATTCCACTCACTCTGTAGCTAGAGGTTCATCAAGAATCCAAGATCCAAAAAACCAGTCATGTGGAAATGCAAAATATGGAACTTCAG GTAATAAGGAGAAGAATAATTCCATATTGTATCAGAATAGAACAACAGAACCATGCCATTTAAGTTCATCAATATACTATGGTGGCCAAGATATTTATTATCCACCTACTGCCTCACATAACACC aaaaatgtagaagatgatgatgatcaaAATGGAAACAATTCAAATTGTGCTTCAAGAGGTAATTGGTGGCAAG GATCATTATATTATTGA